The following coding sequences are from one Planctomycetaceae bacterium window:
- a CDS encoding diphosphate--fructose-6-phosphate 1-phosphotransferase — protein sequence MKANVLVAQSGGPSPVINASLAGVVEACRDFPTRVGRVLAGWHGVEGILLEQLIDMDAQDPAEIALLRRTPAAGAIGTCRYKLGAGAEEDFERIVQVMRAHDIGYFFYIGGNDSMDTAAKVAKLGHERGLDLVAVGVPKTIDNDVGDDEFKLIDHTPGYGSAARYWAHIVQNTNEENRGMAPSECVSVLQAMGRKAGFIPAAARLADPNREMPLQIYMAEAKHNLESLAENVNRQLRQSGRCIVVVSEGFDVGAIGEARDAFGHIEYGASKTTAAQVVANYLNEHGLAARGQATWQVPGVLQRSTSIFASRVDQDEAYEVGRHAVSVAMNEGGGYMATILRKPGAGYSVYYDKVPLEKVANWARQIPAAWLAPGGLDVTDDFVRYARPLIGEDWPDIRVENGLQRFARLDVKLVPAKLPAYVPIHCRK from the coding sequence ATGAAAGCTAACGTACTGGTGGCGCAATCGGGCGGGCCTTCGCCGGTGATCAACGCTTCGCTGGCCGGCGTGGTCGAGGCGTGCCGCGACTTTCCGACCCGCGTTGGGCGCGTGCTGGCGGGCTGGCACGGGGTCGAGGGCATCCTGCTCGAACAGCTTATCGACATGGACGCCCAGGATCCCGCGGAAATCGCGCTGCTGCGGCGCACGCCGGCGGCCGGGGCTATCGGCACCTGCCGCTACAAGCTCGGCGCCGGGGCCGAGGAAGATTTCGAACGCATCGTCCAGGTCATGCGGGCGCATGATATCGGATACTTCTTTTACATCGGCGGCAACGACTCGATGGACACCGCCGCCAAGGTCGCCAAGCTGGGGCACGAACGCGGGCTGGACCTGGTAGCCGTGGGTGTTCCCAAGACCATCGACAATGACGTGGGCGACGACGAGTTCAAGCTCATCGACCACACGCCCGGCTACGGCAGCGCCGCGCGGTACTGGGCTCATATCGTCCAGAACACCAACGAAGAGAACCGCGGCATGGCGCCCTCGGAGTGCGTGTCGGTGCTGCAGGCGATGGGGCGAAAGGCCGGCTTCATTCCGGCGGCGGCGCGATTGGCCGATCCCAATCGCGAGATGCCCCTGCAGATCTACATGGCCGAGGCCAAGCACAATCTCGAATCACTTGCCGAGAACGTCAACCGCCAGCTCCGCCAGAGCGGGCGGTGCATCGTCGTCGTCAGCGAGGGCTTTGACGTCGGCGCCATCGGCGAGGCTCGCGACGCCTTCGGGCACATCGAGTACGGCGCGAGCAAGACGACCGCTGCCCAGGTCGTGGCGAACTATCTCAACGAGCACGGCCTGGCTGCCCGCGGCCAGGCCACGTGGCAGGTGCCGGGGGTGCTGCAGCGGAGCACGTCGATCTTCGCCTCGCGCGTCGACCAGGACGAGGCATACGAAGTCGGCCGCCACGCGGTCTCGGTGGCGATGAACGAAGGCGGCGGTTACATGGCGACGATCCTGCGCAAGCCCGGCGCAGGCTACAGCGTCTATTATGACAAGGTGCCGCTGGAGAAGGTGGCCAACTGGGCGCGCCAGATTCCGGCCGCCTGGCTGGCCCCCGGCGGCCTGGACGTGACGGACGACTTCGTGCGTTACGCCCGCCCGCTGATCGGCGAGGACTGGCCCGACATCCGCGTAGAAAACGGACTCCAGCGATTCGCGCGGCTGGACGTGAAGCTCGTCCCGGCGAAGCTGCCGGCGTACGTGCCGATTCATTGTAGAAAGTAG
- a CDS encoding MgtC/SapB family protein produces MDLLHLTDAGLDPAVQYLLRLGAAAVMGSVIGAERQHHGRSAGFRTQLLVAFGSALAMVVSLHFGEVFRFPTSDSTLRIDPARMAYGVMGGIGFLGAGAMIQDRMHIRGMTTAASLWCTAALGLACGFGMYSVALYSTLLVLFALLVLDRLEKYIPSRRSMNVSVTLPLTPDSPIARIQSLLESRRVKVSYVQIDRDHKALKQTVHMRVSMAASARISDLLAIESELPDIIRLDVK; encoded by the coding sequence ATGGACCTTCTACATCTTACCGACGCCGGGCTCGATCCTGCCGTGCAGTATCTGCTGCGATTGGGCGCCGCTGCGGTCATGGGATCCGTCATCGGGGCTGAGCGCCAGCACCATGGGCGCAGCGCCGGGTTCCGCACGCAATTGCTGGTGGCCTTCGGCTCGGCCCTGGCGATGGTCGTGAGCCTGCACTTCGGCGAGGTGTTCAGATTCCCTACCTCCGACAGCACTCTGCGCATCGATCCGGCCCGCATGGCGTACGGCGTCATGGGCGGCATCGGCTTTCTCGGCGCCGGGGCGATGATCCAGGACCGCATGCACATCCGCGGCATGACCACGGCCGCCAGCCTGTGGTGTACTGCCGCGCTGGGCCTGGCGTGCGGATTCGGCATGTATAGCGTTGCCCTCTACTCGACGTTGCTGGTGCTGTTCGCGCTGCTGGTGCTGGACCGGCTGGAGAAATACATCCCCTCGCGCCGCTCGATGAACGTCAGCGTTACGCTGCCGCTGACGCCGGACAGCCCCATCGCCCGCATCCAGTCCCTGCTCGAATCGCGCCGCGTGAAGGTCAGCTACGTGCAGATCGACCGCGACCACAAGGCCCTTAAGCAGACCGTCCACATGCGGGTATCCATGGCCGCCAGCGCCCGCATCAGCGACCTTCTGGCCATCGAGAGCGAACTGCCCGACATCATCCGCCTGGACGTGAAGTAG
- a CDS encoding glycoside hydrolase family 172 protein: MNPFEGINIGLGGLQLLQNAQTRSVCAENPTGEKGKGAMAMPDVGNPDVPHCSSVAHLGQGWKIRPFLQCKAGQTVTLMDVDGPGTIQHIWLVNGSMGVHGRSNIIRFYWDGEETPSIEVPVTDFFAVGHDIYANVNSVPVVVKRANAFNCYWPMPFRKHVKVTITNESPHDNGLIAYQITYAQGDVPADAAYLHAQYRRANGKDANPVVILDGVKGRGHYVGTFMAVSQTVDRWFGEGEIMFFMDGDKQFPTICGTGTEDYFLCSYGFPEAHTTAFSGVPLAHCAVDASGRSFTKWSLYRWHVLDPIHFKQDLKVTIQDLVWGPEGGKMAKGDDDFATVAYWYQTEPHAAFPTLPNADVRCKDIHLAPGK; the protein is encoded by the coding sequence ATGAATCCTTTTGAAGGCATCAACATTGGCTTGGGCGGACTGCAATTGCTCCAGAACGCCCAAACCCGCAGTGTCTGTGCAGAGAACCCCACCGGCGAAAAGGGCAAGGGCGCCATGGCCATGCCCGATGTGGGCAACCCCGACGTGCCCCACTGCTCGTCGGTCGCTCATCTGGGCCAGGGCTGGAAGATCCGCCCGTTCCTGCAGTGCAAGGCAGGACAGACCGTCACGCTGATGGACGTGGACGGCCCGGGCACGATTCAGCACATCTGGCTGGTCAACGGCAGCATGGGCGTTCACGGCCGCTCGAACATCATCCGGTTCTACTGGGACGGCGAAGAGACGCCCTCGATCGAAGTGCCGGTGACGGACTTCTTCGCTGTCGGCCATGATATCTACGCCAACGTCAATTCCGTGCCGGTGGTCGTCAAGCGCGCCAACGCCTTCAACTGCTACTGGCCGATGCCCTTCCGCAAGCACGTCAAGGTGACCATCACCAACGAATCGCCGCACGACAACGGCCTCATCGCGTATCAGATCACGTACGCCCAGGGCGACGTGCCTGCCGACGCGGCGTATCTGCACGCCCAGTATCGCCGCGCTAACGGCAAAGACGCCAACCCCGTCGTCATCCTCGACGGCGTCAAGGGTCGCGGGCACTACGTCGGGACGTTCATGGCCGTCTCGCAGACCGTCGACCGCTGGTTCGGCGAAGGCGAGATTATGTTCTTCATGGACGGCGACAAGCAGTTCCCGACCATCTGCGGCACGGGCACTGAAGACTACTTCCTGTGCAGCTACGGATTCCCCGAGGCTCACACGACGGCGTTTTCCGGCGTGCCGCTGGCGCACTGCGCGGTCGACGCCTCCGGCCGAAGCTTCACCAAGTGGAGCCTGTACCGCTGGCACGTGCTGGACCCGATCCACTTCAAGCAGGACCTGAAGGTGACGATCCAGGACCTGGTCTGGGGCCCCGAGGGCGGCAAGATGGCCAAAGGCGACGACGACTTTGCCACGGTGGCCTACTGGTACCAGACCGAACCGCACGCGGCTTTTCCGACCCTGCCCAACGCCGATGTGCGCTGCAAGGACATCCACCTGGCCCCGGGAAAATAA
- a CDS encoding PDZ domain-containing protein, with protein MLRHRTFLAAIAAAVALTAALPPATADTAAAREEDPDAIAAARLKEFGQGYVSHIDRDRRLIYISALDKQNLDDTVALLADYTDAQRKTLFKQPLLWYVTVILPTVEHYRKLAPRTTAVGFYHPAKRTLISIDRGRTLLHEYTHALHHADQAAAGQVHPIWVTEGLATLFEAAEITPEGLNPVVDNRLGAIQRAIHTGSCPPLKWLLGCNAELFMKDPSLTYAQARYVMFYLHQQGQLEAWYAAFKQSFPRNATGQAALESILGQAIEGLDLRWKQWTAKVAVPAGLRQDYRGRLGIQMNDDSRGVKIISMLPQGAAAQAGRLRVGDVITAYSERPVRKPAELAAAIRATGELKTVTIQILRNNEPLTILQPLGTAGGAGSPPAGSVH; from the coding sequence ATGCTTCGCCACCGAACATTCCTGGCCGCAATCGCCGCCGCTGTCGCCCTGACAGCCGCGCTGCCCCCAGCGACTGCCGACACCGCCGCCGCCCGCGAGGAAGATCCCGACGCCATCGCCGCGGCCCGCCTCAAGGAGTTCGGGCAAGGCTACGTCTCGCACATCGACCGCGACCGCCGCCTGATCTACATCAGCGCCCTGGACAAGCAGAACCTCGACGACACCGTCGCCCTGCTGGCCGACTACACCGACGCCCAGCGAAAGACCCTTTTCAAACAGCCGCTGCTCTGGTACGTCACGGTCATCCTGCCCACCGTCGAGCACTACCGCAAACTCGCCCCCAGGACCACCGCCGTGGGCTTCTACCACCCCGCCAAACGCACGCTGATCAGCATCGACCGCGGCCGCACCCTCCTCCACGAATACACCCACGCCCTGCATCACGCCGACCAGGCCGCCGCCGGGCAGGTCCACCCGATCTGGGTCACCGAAGGGCTGGCGACGCTGTTCGAGGCGGCCGAGATCACGCCCGAGGGTCTCAATCCCGTGGTGGACAACCGCCTGGGCGCCATTCAGCGGGCGATCCACACCGGAAGCTGCCCGCCGCTGAAGTGGCTGCTCGGATGCAACGCCGAACTGTTCATGAAGGACCCCTCGCTGACGTACGCGCAGGCGCGTTATGTGATGTTCTACCTCCATCAGCAAGGCCAACTCGAAGCCTGGTACGCAGCCTTCAAGCAAAGCTTCCCCCGCAACGCCACCGGACAGGCGGCGCTCGAGAGCATCCTCGGGCAGGCGATCGAGGGGCTCGACCTCCGGTGGAAGCAATGGACCGCGAAAGTCGCCGTGCCCGCCGGGTTGCGGCAGGATTACCGCGGGCGGCTGGGTATCCAGATGAACGACGACTCGCGCGGGGTGAAGATCATCTCGATGCTGCCCCAGGGCGCCGCCGCGCAGGCCGGTCGCCTGCGCGTCGGCGACGTGATCACGGCCTACAGCGAAAGACCCGTCCGCAAACCCGCCGAGCTCGCCGCCGCCATCCGCGCCACGGGCGAGCTCAAGACCGTCACCATCCAGATCCTCCGCAACAACGAGCCCCTCACCATCCTCCAACCGCTGGGCACCGCCGGCGGAGCGGGATCGCCCCCGGCTGGGTCAGTTCACTGA
- a CDS encoding uroporphyrinogen decarboxylase family protein, with translation MPLTHRENFLRNASMQGHEWIPMGVYISGNLWYHMGEELEDLCLRHPVLWPNFKKGQTPFKEYGKQAPDRYDMWGCKWRYELGGLDGQVIEHPLARWDAFDEWKKTTPKPPSFTDDDRKRIAEAKAKGDMTGYGYGPHGFFFMQLYYLRGFENFMMDVATEEPRLDELIEILASYWEASGAGHIAEGVDLVSAADDQGTQRAHMLGPKYFRRYLMPTYQRLFQPARKSGAHVYMHTDGYIMDIAEDLLACGLSIVNPQDLVNGIDNLAKVFKGRVCIQCDIDRQSVLPYGSPADVHELIKEEVMKLGSPAGGLEFIVGLYHPTPMANIEALCTALEKYRTYWVGR, from the coding sequence ATGCCACTGACCCACCGCGAGAATTTTTTGCGCAACGCTTCGATGCAGGGCCACGAGTGGATCCCCATGGGAGTCTATATCTCGGGCAATCTCTGGTACCACATGGGCGAGGAACTGGAGGATCTCTGCCTGCGCCACCCGGTGCTGTGGCCGAACTTCAAGAAGGGCCAGACCCCATTCAAGGAGTACGGCAAGCAAGCGCCTGACCGATACGACATGTGGGGCTGCAAATGGCGCTATGAACTGGGCGGCCTCGACGGGCAGGTCATCGAGCACCCGCTGGCCCGTTGGGACGCCTTCGACGAGTGGAAGAAGACCACGCCCAAGCCGCCGTCGTTCACCGACGACGACCGCAAGCGCATCGCCGAGGCCAAGGCCAAGGGCGACATGACCGGCTACGGGTACGGTCCGCACGGATTCTTCTTCATGCAGCTTTACTACCTGCGCGGGTTCGAGAACTTCATGATGGACGTGGCGACCGAGGAACCACGCCTCGACGAGCTCATCGAGATCCTGGCCTCGTACTGGGAAGCGTCCGGAGCGGGGCACATCGCCGAGGGCGTCGACCTGGTCAGCGCCGCCGACGACCAGGGCACGCAGCGGGCGCACATGCTGGGGCCCAAGTACTTCCGGCGCTACCTGATGCCGACGTACCAGCGGCTGTTCCAACCCGCCCGCAAGAGCGGCGCTCACGTGTACATGCACACCGACGGGTACATCATGGACATCGCCGAGGACCTGCTGGCCTGCGGGCTGAGCATCGTCAACCCGCAGGACCTGGTCAACGGGATAGACAATCTGGCGAAGGTCTTCAAGGGGCGCGTGTGCATCCAGTGCGACATCGACCGCCAGAGCGTGCTGCCCTACGGCTCGCCTGCCGACGTGCATGAGCTGATCAAGGAAGAAGTCATGAAACTCGGCAGCCCCGCCGGCGGGCTGGAGTTCATCGTCGGCCTCTACCACCCCACGCCGATGGCCAACATCGAGGCCCTCTGTACCGCCCTGGAGAAGTACCGCACATACTGGGTCGGGCGATAG
- a CDS encoding sugar phosphate isomerase/epimerase family protein, whose product MKRKIGVITNSFRLPTLDSIRKAAQIGVDGFQIYCCGGEVSPESMDAAKRKEFRKFVADQGLVISALCADYGRGFLNAETNKEFVPKTMACMDLAADLGTKIITSHIGRLPKDASDPTYQAGLAAMRQIEAHGKKTGILFASETGPESGEDLRVFLDTVGGDYVKANYDPANLCMFGFDPISGVAALGKKYIAHTHAKDGLKGVLKEVPLGEGGVDFPKYLAALDAIGYDGFLTIEREVGENPAADIIKAVEFLRTM is encoded by the coding sequence ATGAAACGTAAAATCGGCGTGATCACAAACTCGTTCCGCCTGCCAACGCTGGACTCGATCCGCAAGGCCGCCCAGATCGGCGTCGACGGGTTCCAGATCTATTGCTGCGGCGGCGAGGTCTCGCCCGAGAGCATGGACGCGGCCAAGCGCAAGGAGTTCCGCAAGTTCGTGGCCGACCAGGGCCTGGTCATCAGCGCTCTGTGCGCCGACTATGGGCGCGGGTTCCTCAACGCCGAAACGAACAAAGAGTTCGTCCCCAAGACGATGGCGTGCATGGACCTCGCCGCCGACCTGGGAACGAAGATCATCACCTCGCATATCGGCCGCCTGCCCAAGGACGCCTCAGACCCGACCTACCAGGCGGGCCTGGCGGCGATGCGCCAGATCGAGGCTCACGGCAAGAAGACCGGGATCCTCTTCGCCAGCGAGACCGGTCCCGAGAGCGGCGAGGACCTCCGCGTCTTCCTCGACACCGTCGGCGGCGATTACGTCAAGGCCAACTACGACCCGGCCAACCTGTGCATGTTCGGATTCGACCCCATCAGCGGCGTGGCCGCCCTGGGCAAGAAGTACATCGCCCACACGCACGCCAAGGACGGGCTCAAGGGCGTGCTCAAGGAAGTGCCCCTGGGCGAGGGCGGCGTGGACTTCCCGAAATACCTGGCGGCCCTGGACGCCATCGGCTACGACGGCTTCCTGACGATCGAGCGCGAAGTCGGAGAGAACCCCGCCGCCGATATCATCAAGGCCGTCGAGTTTCTCCGCACAATGTAG
- a CDS encoding PQQ-binding-like beta-propeller repeat protein, with amino-acid sequence MTRAQRSLLLIALIFSAASVRADDWPQWRHDAQRTAVGSEKLPETLSLLWTQQWPQLEPAWPDQIPQNYMTFDVSYKPVVLGKRMFVGSSLNHRLTAIDTDTGKELWRFYADGPIRFAPVAWKDFVYVASDDGYLYCLAAADGSVKWQVRGGPDNRKVLGNDHLVGMWPLRGGPALEDGIIYFGASIWPFMGTFLHAVDAQTGKSVWCNSGLGDFKAAFALQGTGMLVRPGFHGSCPQGYLLVADNRLAVPQGRNMAQLFDRTNGDLMFHEIYGMHEAHHPQDYWFALRAGKNVYAGPMGSNGIDIASGRMSGRNGVGYGITSDKAVYIASGGSVSAKDAQTGAGLWNLALPAGAAVRCPGSYIKAGANLYIPGANGQLLIVKDADADTRSAVAGPKLPAGEVWDMLAADGKLFVVTRDGTIACYGAAAGEAKTFSAPKAPAQAQPQGAAADILKTTGQTEGYCLVLGLKDGKLAQGLVLGSKLNVIAIDPDAAKVAAIRKQMDDLGLYGRRFSAHVGNPLAYGLPAYLANLIVSEVMDDSALASETSKKEMMRVLRPYGGTICLSKSDGSLATLVRKGGPEGSAEWTHNNADAANSMMSYDKLVKGPLGVLWFGGPPNTPMLPRHGRGPSPAVAYGRAITLGCDLLRAMDIYTGRLLWEAPFPNIGQFYNTGGKQMGTHETGPNYACSEDSVYVITPDKCVQLDAATGKQTRELPLPEGAEKDSKWATIRVDGAVVVATVRPLDTKRDFTVNSRTGAAAKYLAAYDRASGKPLWVKTAATGFRSSGVAAGTGKVFAIDGLSADEAAKRRGVETPVNSTMYAFDATTGKQLWKVDQDVFGTWLGYSAENGLLIQSGCGGGDPTALAANKASDGSRVWRCPATAADKQPSFTGPPLLHHDIIIPQYGQVIGMKDGKLRTRTEPVSGEEVAWGSAAGGCGFTHGGEYMTFHRAWSSAGYTELSSPPRLIGLGGFRSGCTANMVPAGGIVTAPEYTRECECQFQNKCSMALITDATAEAWSFEMGAPAAPARVARVGLNFGAPGDRVSEDGTLWLDCPDVGGPSAQVKVDLQPAKPNRQPAWAGNWRRQTLSLPGFGGKTIYRHVTAVTDGPLPWVTSSGLDGVTSVKLTLAGAEAETVKYTVRLYFAELEDLKPGQRVFSVSLQGKEVLKDFDIAQAAGGAGRGIVKEFKDIAPGESLNVEFKAAAGKALICGLEAILQK; translated from the coding sequence ATGACCCGCGCCCAACGCTCCCTCCTGCTCATTGCCCTGATCTTCTCCGCGGCGTCCGTGCGGGCCGACGATTGGCCTCAGTGGCGGCACGACGCCCAGCGCACCGCAGTGGGCTCGGAAAAACTCCCCGAGACCCTGAGCCTCCTGTGGACACAGCAATGGCCGCAGCTCGAACCGGCCTGGCCGGACCAGATCCCGCAGAACTACATGACCTTCGACGTCTCGTATAAGCCGGTCGTCCTGGGCAAGCGCATGTTCGTCGGCTCGTCGCTGAACCACCGCCTGACGGCTATCGACACCGACACGGGCAAAGAACTCTGGCGATTCTACGCCGACGGGCCAATCCGCTTCGCCCCGGTGGCCTGGAAAGACTTCGTCTACGTCGCCAGCGACGACGGCTATCTTTACTGCCTCGCCGCGGCTGACGGATCCGTCAAGTGGCAGGTCCGCGGCGGGCCCGACAACCGCAAGGTCCTGGGCAACGATCACCTGGTAGGCATGTGGCCGCTGCGCGGCGGTCCGGCGCTGGAAGACGGCATCATCTACTTCGGCGCGAGCATCTGGCCGTTCATGGGCACGTTCCTGCACGCTGTCGACGCCCAGACGGGCAAGAGCGTCTGGTGCAACAGCGGTCTGGGCGACTTCAAAGCCGCCTTCGCCCTGCAGGGCACGGGCATGCTCGTGCGGCCGGGCTTCCATGGCTCGTGCCCACAGGGATACCTGCTGGTGGCTGACAACCGCCTGGCCGTGCCGCAAGGTCGCAACATGGCCCAGCTCTTCGACCGCACCAACGGCGATCTGATGTTCCACGAGATCTACGGCATGCACGAGGCGCACCACCCCCAGGACTACTGGTTCGCCCTGCGCGCGGGCAAGAACGTCTACGCCGGACCAATGGGCAGCAACGGCATCGACATCGCCAGCGGACGCATGTCCGGACGCAACGGCGTCGGCTATGGCATCACGTCCGACAAGGCAGTCTATATCGCCTCGGGCGGTTCGGTCAGCGCCAAGGACGCCCAGACGGGCGCGGGGCTGTGGAACCTGGCCCTTCCGGCCGGTGCGGCGGTCCGCTGCCCCGGTTCGTACATCAAGGCCGGCGCTAACCTTTATATCCCCGGCGCGAACGGTCAACTGCTGATCGTCAAGGACGCCGACGCCGACACCCGCAGCGCCGTCGCCGGACCCAAGCTTCCCGCCGGCGAGGTGTGGGATATGCTCGCCGCCGACGGCAAGCTGTTCGTCGTCACCAGAGACGGCACGATCGCCTGCTATGGCGCCGCCGCCGGCGAGGCCAAGACCTTCTCGGCGCCCAAGGCGCCTGCCCAGGCCCAGCCCCAGGGCGCGGCTGCGGACATCCTCAAGACCACCGGGCAGACCGAAGGCTACTGCCTGGTGCTGGGCCTCAAGGACGGCAAGTTGGCGCAGGGGCTGGTGCTGGGTTCCAAGCTGAATGTAATCGCGATCGATCCCGACGCCGCGAAGGTCGCTGCCATCCGCAAGCAGATGGACGACCTCGGTCTGTACGGCCGCCGGTTCAGCGCGCACGTGGGCAACCCGCTGGCGTATGGTTTGCCGGCGTACCTGGCCAACCTGATCGTATCGGAAGTGATGGACGACAGCGCGCTGGCCAGCGAAACCTCCAAGAAGGAGATGATGCGCGTGCTGCGGCCCTACGGCGGGACGATCTGCCTGAGCAAGTCCGACGGCAGCCTGGCGACCCTGGTGCGCAAGGGCGGGCCGGAAGGTTCGGCTGAGTGGACGCACAACAACGCCGACGCGGCCAACTCGATGATGTCGTATGACAAGCTGGTCAAAGGCCCGCTGGGCGTGCTGTGGTTCGGCGGCCCGCCGAACACGCCGATGCTGCCCCGCCATGGGCGCGGGCCTTCGCCGGCGGTGGCGTACGGCCGGGCGATCACCCTGGGCTGCGACCTGCTGCGGGCGATGGACATCTACACCGGCCGACTGCTCTGGGAAGCCCCGTTCCCCAACATCGGGCAATTCTACAACACCGGCGGAAAGCAGATGGGCACGCACGAGACCGGCCCCAATTACGCCTGCTCGGAAGATTCCGTCTACGTCATCACCCCCGACAAGTGCGTGCAACTTGACGCCGCCACCGGAAAGCAGACGCGCGAGCTGCCCCTGCCCGAAGGCGCCGAGAAGGATTCCAAGTGGGCGACGATCCGCGTCGACGGCGCCGTGGTGGTCGCCACCGTTCGGCCGCTCGACACAAAACGCGACTTCACCGTCAACTCGCGCACCGGCGCGGCGGCGAAATATCTGGCGGCGTACGATCGCGCAAGCGGCAAACCGTTGTGGGTGAAGACTGCCGCCACGGGTTTCCGCAGTAGCGGCGTAGCGGCAGGGACGGGCAAAGTCTTCGCCATCGACGGGCTTTCTGCGGACGAAGCGGCCAAGCGTCGCGGCGTGGAGACGCCGGTCAATTCGACGATGTATGCCTTCGATGCCACCACCGGTAAGCAGCTCTGGAAGGTAGACCAGGACGTTTTCGGCACGTGGCTGGGATATTCCGCCGAGAACGGACTGCTGATCCAGAGCGGCTGCGGCGGCGGCGACCCGACCGCCCTGGCGGCCAACAAGGCCTCCGACGGCTCGCGCGTGTGGCGGTGCCCGGCGACGGCGGCAGACAAGCAGCCGAGCTTCACCGGTCCGCCGCTGCTGCATCACGACATCATCATCCCGCAGTACGGGCAGGTGATCGGGATGAAGGACGGCAAGCTGCGCACTCGGACCGAACCGGTCAGTGGTGAGGAAGTGGCCTGGGGCTCTGCCGCAGGCGGCTGCGGATTCACCCACGGCGGGGAGTACATGACGTTCCACCGCGCCTGGTCCAGCGCCGGGTACACCGAGCTTTCCAGCCCGCCGCGGTTGATCGGCCTGGGCGGGTTCCGCTCCGGCTGCACCGCCAACATGGTGCCCGCCGGCGGGATCGTCACCGCGCCGGAGTACACGCGCGAGTGCGAGTGCCAGTTCCAGAACAAGTGCAGCATGGCGCTGATCACCGACGCGACAGCCGAGGCGTGGAGCTTTGAGATGGGCGCCCCGGCGGCGCCGGCTCGCGTGGCACGCGTCGGGCTGAACTTCGGCGCCCCCGGCGACCGCGTCAGCGAAGACGGCACGCTCTGGCTCGACTGCCCTGACGTCGGCGGCCCTTCGGCGCAGGTGAAGGTGGACCTGCAGCCGGCCAAACCCAATCGTCAGCCCGCTTGGGCAGGCAACTGGCGCAGGCAGACGCTCTCCTTGCCCGGCTTTGGCGGCAAGACCATTTACCGGCACGTGACGGCAGTCACGGATGGGCCGCTTCCCTGGGTTACCAGTTCGGGCCTGGACGGCGTTACCAGCGTGAAGCTCACTCTCGCCGGTGCAGAGGCCGAGACCGTCAAGTACACCGTGCGGCTGTATTTTGCGGAGCTGGAAGATCTCAAGCCCGGCCAGCGCGTCTTCAGCGTCTCGCTGCAGGGCAAGGAAGTGCTGAAGGATTTTGACATCGCCCAGGCTGCCGGCGGCGCCGGACGCGGGATCGTCAAGGAGTTCAAAGACATCGCCCCCGGCGAGAGCTTGAACGTCGAGTTCAAAGCCGCCGCCGGCAAGGCGCTGATCTGCGGCCTCGAGGCGATCCTCCAGAAGTAG